One genomic region from Haloferax litoreum encodes:
- a CDS encoding antibiotic ABC transporter permease: MNQHSPIQYHHETAVDIDRLQQYVDVLDDVLEYARDRDYSGWDYGDGMSSRVLHTIPFDNKWFNLAVQEFIKRSPVNVRPLFRVEQRRNFKGIALFAMANRTRAQIAPWFDGAGDPERYRSDAASLTEWLVDHQVTGYSGFGGSHRHRIQHPSGRSGPRETVPNQPNLVSTSYGVKALLAGAEFDSRYPGIAKSAVDLAVEDLDYRPTDDGAVMDYYLTHPKDSYTLNALAIGARYFIELYDHFGDEEVRERAESVFDFVASKQTERGGWYYREPPTSSHLSMDNHHNGFIIESLLRYEHIVGSGRYDDEIARGLDFYARELFDEDGAPNFDEENAYPRDIHATAQGILVFTYAGQHELAARAIDWALENMYVPEEGRFYFRKHRFYTKRTTLMRWCQAWMAYALSEFVASTIAGEPSHGYGIDTLRAATETA, encoded by the coding sequence ATGAACCAGCACTCACCGATACAGTATCACCACGAGACTGCCGTCGATATCGACCGATTACAGCAGTACGTCGACGTTCTCGACGACGTTCTCGAATACGCACGGGACCGCGACTACTCGGGATGGGACTACGGAGACGGGATGAGCAGTCGCGTGCTCCACACGATTCCCTTCGACAACAAGTGGTTCAACCTCGCCGTCCAGGAGTTCATCAAGCGGTCCCCGGTCAACGTTCGACCGCTGTTTCGCGTCGAACAGCGGCGAAACTTCAAGGGCATCGCACTGTTTGCGATGGCGAACCGAACGCGTGCACAGATAGCACCCTGGTTCGATGGTGCTGGCGACCCCGAACGCTACCGAAGCGATGCCGCGTCACTGACGGAATGGCTAGTCGACCACCAGGTTACGGGGTACAGCGGGTTCGGCGGCAGTCACCGACACAGAATCCAGCACCCGTCCGGCCGGAGTGGTCCCCGAGAGACGGTCCCGAATCAACCGAACCTCGTCTCGACCTCCTACGGAGTCAAAGCCCTCCTCGCGGGTGCTGAGTTCGACTCGCGCTACCCGGGTATTGCGAAGTCAGCGGTCGACCTCGCCGTCGAGGACCTCGACTACCGTCCGACAGACGACGGCGCAGTGATGGACTACTACCTGACCCACCCGAAGGACAGTTACACGCTCAACGCACTGGCTATCGGTGCCCGGTACTTCATCGAACTCTACGACCACTTCGGCGACGAGGAGGTACGCGAACGCGCCGAGAGCGTGTTCGATTTCGTCGCGTCGAAACAGACCGAACGCGGCGGATGGTACTACCGCGAACCGCCGACCTCGTCGCACCTCTCGATGGACAACCACCACAACGGGTTCATCATCGAGAGTCTCCTCCGCTACGAGCACATCGTCGGAAGCGGCCGGTACGACGACGAGATTGCACGCGGATTGGACTTTTACGCCCGCGAGTTGTTCGACGAGGACGGCGCTCCGAACTTCGACGAAGAGAACGCGTATCCGAGAGACATCCACGCGACAGCACAGGGGATTCTCGTGTTTACCTACGCAGGCCAGCACGAACTCGCTGCGCGCGCCATCGACTGGGCACTCGAAAATATGTACGTACCCGAAGAAGGTCGCTTCTACTTCCGAAAACATCGGTTCTACACGAAGCGCACGACCCTGATGCGCTGGTGTCAAGCGTGGATGGCCTACGCACTCTCCGAGTTCGTCGCGTCGACGATTGCCGGCGAACCCTCCCACGGGTACGGTATCGACACCCTTCGTGCAGCGACAGAGACTGCCTGA
- a CDS encoding lipid II:glycine glycyltransferase FemX, with product MSQLRLEQMNLDEWDDALPSSGVEVFQTSAVLDAIDQHFDGEMRLLGAFKGQEPVALLPVFERKNPLGRVVVSPPPSMAIPYIGPILMPNSPKQSAYESVNKEFAELVMDELGVRSNRAFVRILCSPSYLDPRPFEWSGFAIKPAFTYRIDQSTQSLDDVQSQLSRSLRREIRQTQDLDVTVSREGIDGAKLVYEDVVSRYDEQDEPFGMPWEFVETLVRNLDDRCRVYVARDPDGEYLSGIIVPYSEETGYFWLGGARGVYEGLSVNNLLHWTILEDIATDEALDSVTKYDLVGANTERLCNYKSKFGGELVPYYTVESTGVGMNLAKRTYQLLNKSGERIPTK from the coding sequence ATGTCACAACTACGACTCGAACAGATGAACCTCGACGAATGGGACGACGCACTCCCATCGTCCGGGGTCGAAGTATTCCAAACATCCGCGGTCCTCGACGCAATCGACCAGCACTTCGACGGAGAGATGCGCCTCCTCGGCGCGTTCAAAGGACAGGAACCTGTCGCGCTCCTCCCAGTGTTCGAGCGCAAGAACCCACTCGGGCGCGTCGTCGTCTCACCTCCACCGTCGATGGCGATACCCTACATCGGCCCGATACTGATGCCGAACAGTCCGAAACAGAGCGCCTACGAGTCGGTGAACAAGGAGTTCGCCGAACTGGTGATGGACGAACTCGGTGTCAGGTCGAATCGGGCGTTCGTCCGTATCCTCTGTTCACCCTCGTATCTCGACCCGCGGCCCTTCGAATGGTCTGGGTTCGCAATCAAACCTGCGTTCACCTACCGCATCGACCAGTCCACGCAGTCGCTCGACGACGTTCAGAGTCAACTTAGCCGGAGCCTCAGGCGCGAAATCCGACAGACGCAAGACCTCGACGTCACCGTCAGCAGGGAAGGAATCGACGGTGCAAAACTCGTGTACGAAGACGTGGTCTCCCGATACGACGAACAGGACGAGCCGTTCGGGATGCCGTGGGAGTTCGTCGAGACACTCGTTCGAAACCTCGACGACCGATGCCGGGTCTACGTTGCACGTGACCCAGACGGGGAGTACCTCAGCGGAATCATCGTCCCGTACTCCGAGGAGACTGGCTACTTCTGGCTTGGTGGGGCACGCGGTGTGTACGAGGGGCTGAGTGTCAACAACCTCCTCCACTGGACGATTCTCGAAGACATCGCCACCGACGAGGCCCTCGATTCGGTCACGAAATACGACCTCGTCGGCGCGAACACCGAACGACTCTGCAACTACAAATCGAAGTTCGGCGGCGAGTTGGTCCCGTACTACACCGTCGAGTCGACGGGTGTCGGAATGAACCTTGCAAAACGAACGTACCAACTCCTGAACAAGAGTGGCGAGCGGATTCCCACGAAGTAA
- a CDS encoding winged helix-turn-helix domain-containing protein — protein sequence MSSASAMAEDVVWDDVGFVISSRYRVDVLERLDESPATPTQIAADSGRPVAHVSRALQELRERSLVELLVPEDRKKGRVYGITNEATGIWQVIESKQMA from the coding sequence ATGAGTTCTGCCAGTGCGATGGCCGAGGACGTTGTGTGGGACGACGTCGGGTTCGTCATCAGTTCGCGGTATCGGGTCGACGTTCTCGAACGCCTCGACGAGAGTCCCGCGACACCGACGCAGATTGCAGCAGACTCTGGTCGTCCCGTTGCGCACGTCTCCCGGGCACTCCAAGAACTTAGAGAACGCTCGCTGGTCGAACTCCTCGTCCCCGAAGACCGGAAAAAAGGACGCGTCTACGGAATCACCAACGAGGCAACTGGTATCTGGCAGGTCATCGAGAGCAAACAGATGGCGTAG
- a CDS encoding type II toxin-antitoxin system VapC family toxin, with product MYVETDFILALIKDEDWLGDAAEAVYREHRDDLWTSQFTLIELLMVAYREGRDTERVISNTTALLDVRGDVDTVVAAATYVEDHGFTPFDALHLVESDGDTIVSSDETYESFAPRLDLKETQDE from the coding sequence ATGTACGTGGAAACGGACTTCATTCTCGCCCTCATCAAGGACGAAGATTGGCTGGGTGACGCTGCAGAAGCAGTGTACCGTGAGCACCGCGACGACCTGTGGACCTCTCAGTTCACGCTCATCGAACTCCTCATGGTCGCGTATCGTGAAGGGCGAGACACCGAACGCGTCATCTCGAACACGACTGCATTGCTGGACGTCCGCGGTGACGTGGACACCGTCGTCGCCGCCGCAACCTACGTCGAAGACCACGGGTTCACGCCTTTCGACGCGCTTCACCTCGTCGAGTCCGACGGCGACACCATCGTCTCGAGCGACGAGACGTACGAATCGTTTGCCCCACGACTCGACTTGAAGGAAACACAGGACGAGTGA
- a CDS encoding AbrB/MazE/SpoVT family DNA-binding domain-containing protein, giving the protein MSEATLDSRGRLTLPKEIRERYGEHYHIVQLHDGIKLIPIEDDPLDALRSEFTDVEKTAEELRRDAREAALDEAGR; this is encoded by the coding sequence ATGTCCGAGGCAACGCTGGACAGTCGTGGCCGACTCACGCTCCCGAAAGAGATTCGAGAGCGGTACGGTGAACACTATCACATCGTCCAACTTCACGACGGTATCAAGTTGATTCCAATCGAGGACGACCCACTCGATGCCCTGCGCTCGGAGTTCACAGACGTCGAGAAGACGGCCGAAGAACTCCGCCGAGACGCACGCGAGGCAGCGCTCGACGAGGCTGGACGCTGA
- a CDS encoding DUF6544 family protein, with product MSPKRLLGVGGIVLLGGVALALASRAQRVASSARLVGELLADRASTPTRTVRFEDIEGLPKPIRRYLEHVLTEGRPYVHTARLHQDGEFRLGDASAPWKPLEATQHYTVEPPGFVWDARIDIVPSVPIRVVDAFVGGEGLLVAKLFSLVPVAEADPSQELDEGELARHLAEMVWFPTAFLPGQGVEWDAVDAHSARATIEYDGTSASVVFHVDDDEITHVTADRWYEMDDGSYELQPWTGYFHDYHEVDGLRVPSSGEVEWNLPDGDLSYWRADIDGVEYEP from the coding sequence ATGTCACCCAAGCGTCTGCTCGGCGTCGGTGGGATAGTCCTCCTCGGCGGTGTCGCGTTGGCCCTCGCAAGTCGCGCTCAGCGTGTCGCATCGAGTGCCCGTCTCGTCGGTGAACTCCTCGCAGACAGGGCCTCGACGCCAACTCGAACCGTTCGGTTCGAAGATATCGAGGGCCTCCCCAAGCCGATTCGGCGGTATCTCGAACACGTTCTGACAGAAGGTCGGCCGTACGTCCACACCGCACGACTGCACCAAGACGGTGAGTTCCGCCTCGGCGACGCGTCCGCCCCGTGGAAACCACTCGAAGCGACGCAACACTACACCGTCGAACCGCCGGGTTTCGTCTGGGACGCCCGCATCGATATCGTACCGTCCGTTCCCATTCGCGTCGTCGATGCCTTCGTCGGCGGGGAAGGATTGCTCGTCGCGAAACTGTTCTCGCTCGTTCCGGTGGCGGAAGCCGACCCATCGCAGGAACTCGACGAGGGCGAACTCGCGCGGCACCTCGCCGAGATGGTCTGGTTCCCGACGGCATTCCTTCCCGGGCAAGGCGTCGAGTGGGACGCGGTTGACGCCCACTCGGCCCGGGCGACTATCGAGTACGACGGGACGAGTGCGTCAGTCGTGTTCCACGTCGACGACGACGAAATCACGCACGTCACCGCGGACCGCTGGTACGAGATGGACGACGGGTCCTACGAGTTGCAACCGTGGACCGGATACTTCCACGACTATCACGAAGTCGATGGACTGCGCGTCCCCAGTTCGGGGGAAGTCGAGTGGAACCTCCCGGACGGCGACCTGTCCTACTGGCGGGCGGACATCGACGGCGTCGAGTACGAACCGTGA
- the surE gene encoding 5'/3'-nucleotidase SurE: MSDSASPLRILLTNDDGIDAPGLAAMREELTAIGEVTVVAPAENQSGVGRARNEHAIRRDHPWGYALEGTPADCVAYGLRGLDADFDIVVSGINDGPNAGNYVVGRSGTVGAGIESAFLGTPALAISSYHARDFFCHPPEEYDFSRPARVARALTERVCGAGIFDDVDLLNVNAPIDVPNPRMRVTRPLADYDQQVDHHDDTTLLPDGDREDGLGDDEVLVRLRDVSWPDTVGYQNPFPPNDEYRARYPVGSDRRAMVDGEVSVSPLAVHHGHTEDPKLASVVESLSEHVE; this comes from the coding sequence ATGAGCGACTCCGCCTCCCCGCTTCGAATTCTGCTCACCAACGACGACGGTATCGACGCCCCCGGCCTCGCCGCGATGCGCGAAGAACTCACCGCCATCGGAGAGGTGACCGTCGTCGCACCCGCGGAGAACCAAAGCGGCGTCGGGCGCGCCCGCAACGAACACGCCATCCGCCGAGACCACCCGTGGGGGTACGCCCTCGAAGGAACGCCCGCAGACTGTGTCGCGTACGGTCTCCGTGGCCTCGACGCGGACTTCGATATCGTCGTCTCTGGTATCAACGACGGCCCGAACGCCGGTAACTACGTCGTCGGCCGGTCGGGGACGGTCGGCGCAGGAATCGAATCGGCATTCCTCGGCACGCCGGCACTCGCAATCTCCAGTTACCACGCACGGGACTTCTTCTGCCACCCGCCAGAAGAGTACGACTTCTCTCGACCGGCCCGCGTCGCTCGCGCCCTCACCGAACGCGTCTGCGGGGCCGGAATCTTCGACGACGTGGACCTCCTCAACGTGAACGCCCCAATCGACGTTCCGAACCCTCGCATGCGCGTGACCCGCCCACTCGCAGACTACGACCAACAGGTCGACCACCACGACGATACCACCTTGCTCCCCGACGGTGACCGCGAAGACGGACTCGGCGACGACGAGGTTCTCGTCCGTCTGCGCGACGTGTCGTGGCCCGATACCGTCGGATACCAAAACCCGTTCCCACCGAACGACGAGTATCGAGCACGCTACCCCGTCGGAAGTGACCGCCGCGCGATGGTCGACGGCGAGGTGAGTGTCTCACCCCTCGCGGTTCACCACGGGCACACGGAAGACCCGAAACTCGCGAGTGTCGTCGAGAGTCTCTCCGAGCACGTCGAGTGA